From the Lactuca sativa cultivar Salinas chromosome 9, Lsat_Salinas_v11, whole genome shotgun sequence genome, the window ATTATACTTCTTTTAGATCCCAATCTTTtatcaaatgtcatttcttacaaaAACAAATATTTGCAAGCCAAATAAAGGATTCCTGATTAGAGAAACTCAAACCTACAATCCGTCTGTCTGTAAAAACAATTTGCTATCATAAGcaattaaaatacaaaaaaaaaaaattgttttcaacaaAATTACTTACCTACCCTTTGATGATTGTGTCGGTGTAAATTCTAAACCCATTGAGACCCTTGAGTCAATTCCATTTTACAAACAAGTAAAAAATGACTGTCTTTTAAATCAACCCTTCACCTGCCaccaataaaatataaaattcaaaatcacATATATCACAAGACAATAAAGTTGTGTTTAGCATGCCATTGCtaacttatttttcgagcttttttaagTTATCATTTTTAGCAAATCaatagcttatttttcgagcttttttaagTTATCATTTTTAGCAAATCAAAAAGTAAGCTGGCATTTCAAAAAGCTACTTAGGGCGTGTTCGGCACGCAGCTTTTAAGAAAACGCTAGTAAAAAATAAAAAGTGTCGTTCGGCGACGGGAGCGTTTAGCTTTTAGCCTACACAAAACGCTCCAAAATTAAAAGCTACCAACTAGTTTTGCTAAACACGcccttagactagctttttatgagtttttttttaattttccaaatatacacttaattaattataaaaaacatattCTTTTAAATGTctatttatgtcattttatatatttcagttaGTTTTTTACCAAactttattttttatcagctagcttttcaactATTAGTTgggttttcatataacagctagcttttcaactATCAACTATTTTTTCAACTATCAGCTAATACGTCAAAACATAGCCTAACTCTGGACCAAAACCATCTTCACCTCACTCGTTCATGTGACTTGAAAATAGGGCATCCGATccacatttgtatgtgttgggATCTGATGTTTTGCTTCCTTTTATGAAGGATGTGGGGGGTTGTCACCTATCTAGCCAACGGTACACCATTTAACATGGTGTTTTAGAACATCGCATGCCACCTCATGTGGAAAAGATTTTGCAAGTTGTGGTACTTAGTATGTGTCACCTTTagtaaatttgcatctaatctcCTGCTTGCACGCATGTTGCATTTGTTGTTGTAGATGCTAGGGGTGAGCACGGATAGCAGGTACCCGTTTTTGGAACCGGAAATGCCTCGGAACTGTTGGTTCTAGAACTGAAACCGAGGCCATTGGTTCTGCTTCCGGTTCCAAAAAGTGGGAACCGCTAAAGACCGGTTCTAATTCAAGTTTCATTTTTTAGGAACTGTTACTCCCGTCAGGTTACCGACTAACCGTTGAACCGGTTCCGAAATCTTAAAATTTATAAATACTTATTAAACGAATTGGCCGTAACAATGTTGATGATTAAGACATTTGTTGGGACTATCTAACTAGATCTTGGATATAACATGCTAATAAGTCATATTTgaacgttttttttttcaaaacaaatgGTCTGATGTTAATGTGAATGGCTGAACTCATgactataaaacaatttgaacatACGTAATGGTATATCTTTTGAAAATATCTGATGTTAAAAAATAACAAGTTGATGGTAAGAACATGCACTTTGGTTTATGACTTATATTTAGCAACTTGGATTGTCTTTTAAAAcgattctttatttttttgccgTCATACCCGCCCAAGCTGACGTCGCCGAACTCACTGCAACAAGCAAACGGCGGTACCACAGCCCACCGACGCGGGTGACAAAATCCAACGACCCCATGCACACTAATAATAATAAGTTTCTACTAAAAAGTTATTTTCCTAGCACCTAGCCCACACCCGCCCAAAAAACATAATGTGATATGTAAATCAGATACACAGTGGCTCCACCCCACTAGAATGTTTTGATGAATTTTGGTATCAAGAATATCACGTAATCATGGATTATAGATTATCATGTAAATAATTTATGAGAAATGAGACTCACGTAGTTCATCAAAGGAAATACTGGTCATGCTTTCTCCTGATCTCACAAGACGAATCTTTCCTGCAAGATTATGCACCGATTTTAGACAATTAAGCAGAACAATTTGAAATTTTGGATTCACTCCACATACAACATTTACTGTTTAAACAAATTAGTTTTTTGCTATTCACTTGCTAGTTACTTAAGGGTACTTTCATGTCACTCTATTAATTATATCACATGTAATATGTTGGATTTTtaagttatttataagttgtattTCAATAAAATGGCATACCTTCACACCAGACCTTACTTTTGGGTTACCAACTAGATCCTCATAAACTACATCTTCATGAAAATGGCAAAAAATAAAATTGGAAAAATATTGTTCATACTTTTATTGGTGATTGCATTTggttaagagaaattaaatatcctcctacttttattcctacccatatgaaataatgacaagtgttttaaaatgttattaattttatcaaaatGCGACACAGATACTAATTCAAGAAAAAAAGCTCTTAATGACGTCTATATTGATTATAAATACAATAAATATTACATCGTTTAGAGTTTTTCAAAGAATGTTTTTTACCATCACGACGAATGCAGATCTCGGGTATATTTTTTACTTCACCATTAATACTGTCATTGTAAACTCTTGTTTCAATATCACCCTCTACATAAACTGAAGAGCtgcaaaaaaaaagaaaaaatgtttccaCATCAGGAGAAAATAAAGATGTAAACACGCATCAATCTAAAAAGTCAACCTCACTAAATTGTGGTGAgaggctaaatgcaagaaatagaaaaaagaaaaaagaaacttGGATGCTATAATAAAgaaatgaatgaaagtatgttgctattttttgcATTTGATTCTTTTGGTAAATATATAAACATACTTTTTGGCAAGTTGTTGAACTGCATAAGCACCAAGTGTGTCATTGTGTACAGCAATACGATGCCATTGAGCTGGTTTTGGCAAGTCTTTGGCTCCAATTGTTCTTTGATCAAACATGCCTCCAGTTCCAACAGTAAAAATGGTGACAGTTCTACCATTCCTCAAGATCTTTTGCAGAGGTGCTTGCCCAACTTTTCCACATAAAATCGCCTGTCAATTCACAAATTAGTAAAACTAATTAGGTTTTCATGTATGTTTATCTTCCATTCCATGGCAAATTTATAAATCATGAAGTAGTTTCATTTATTGCTTTGGTTCTAGacttatatacacatatataaacacaAACATGTATATAGATCATAGGTGTAGTCTAGTATATAAAGAAAGGGATCAGATGTTAAAGCTGTATTATGCGTACCTTATGCACACCACGAAACCCCCAACCCTTTCTGGGATCAACTCCTTGCATTTGTAACTCCGGCTTTTGGGGAAGGAAATCATCATCGTCGATTGTATCAGCTGGATTACCATCTGCCTCATCAGCACTGTCGAACGGAGCAGAAGATGAGTAAAACTTCTTCCAGATTCCTTGGGCGCCCACTGCTGCATAATCAATGCGTCGTTACGCATGTTCCAAAAAAACGACTCATCGATTCTAAATGATGATCTCATGTATTACTAGGGCTTTTACACACCATTTGATTGTCAATGAAAGGAAAACCCCAGGTTTCGCCTTATCATTTCATTTAGGAAAATGAAAAACTAAAATAGAGAACTTTCAATGAAAAAGATACCTAATGGAGGGCTGGATTGGGAAGGAATAGAGACGCGTAACGATCTTGTGAGCTTCATAGCGAGTGAACTCATATTTTGCAGAACAGAAAAGTTGATTGAACTGAAGAGGGTTGAAGAAGGGTTTATGAATTCGTAGGGCGAGGGAAGGTCGGGAAACGGGTTCGGGTCGTTGCAACTAAAAATAATTATTGTTAACCAAATGGAATTTGAGTTTGTAAGGAAATGTACAGATTATCATTTGTATATTCTaggttttaacttttttttttttcaattttatctTTTGGCATATTACTCTTCAACAAAACCTTTAGTTGTTACaaaaatatttgattttactTAATTTTTTCTGAGTCATTAACCTCATAGATATGTTTGTTTTTAAACAGTAAACCTGCAACAATTGTAAGATTAAATTTTTTTCGCAAACGAACCTAAAAAACGTAAAATGATAAATCCTAACATTTCtatcaaacttaacattttgaAGTCATTTGGCCTTGTAAATATGTTTATATAAACTTGTCAAGCAAACCAACTTGATAGAAATCTATATAAATTTATTTCCAACTTGTAATTTACATGACAAATAACATGAATCTTTAACTTACCTTCCATTGTTTGCGGCATTCGTAACTCGGATTTGGAAAACCTTTTGCATATTCTCATTTCTTGTCAAGTAGTTGCGGACTTGTGTTTTTTGGACAGATGGTGTTATTTGAGCATTCATATATTTGTGGGGGTCGAAGGTATTGTGAGTTGGATCAACAATGTTCGTTTTTCTTCTTTCAAACATGCGGTTTTAGAGCTTCCATAACGATGTTCTTTTTAATGGTTTTATTATTAGAAGGAATTTATTGATTGATATATTGATTGACTATTCTTATAATTGTATTGTGCTTAAAAATAGAAAAATTAGTGTTAGTTGGTTGTCTTGGAGATTAAACCCGATCTTGTCTATTCCTTTGTAATTTTTTGTTAGCCTTGCGCTAACCTCTCTTTTTAATATATTCAGCCGttcgaagaaaaaaaaacatacatcATCTTTCAATGAAACTTTTTCCAAACTAAAAAGTTGATAGAAATTTAAGTATTTGTTATTGGTAATATCTAATAAAGTAATAATACATCCCAAACAAAGACTTACATGGTAACTTTTGAGTGGTTTAGGTTTTTGAACAATTTTATTGTATTTCTAATTTTATGTAAACTCTAGATGTAGATGAATACTATACACAAAATTCTTTATAAACAGAGGATAATACAAAGTAACAAGTGTGACTGCAATGCAAGCAAGAACCAAATAATAGAAATGAATACCTATAATAAAAAACTTAGGGAAGTAAAACGATCTTAACATAATATTATGAGTCTCTTAATCATTTGGAAAACGAGATACAcagcctctttctctctctctctctctctctctctctctcataattCTTCCCATACTTCAAAAAGAATATATATCGCCCCATTCTACTCAAAAACCAAACTCTCACCGTGAAAACCTAGCTGAAGACCAACTCTTTCCTCCTCCGCTAGTAGCACCACCACCAAATGAAGACGGACGCCACTTGTCACTTGGTGGAGCCGCCTCATGCTCCTCTTGTTTCCCACTCCCCCACCCTGTGTCGCCGCTGTCTCTACCGCCCCACCGCTACGGAACCTGGGGACATATTTCCCACCACCAGATCCTCCCCCAGCTGCAGCTGGTGTTGTCGTCGCTGCTGCCGGAGTGGAAACTCTAGCAACCGAAAGCTTAGAGGGTATGGTTGGGCCATCAAGTGGCAGTGGTGTTCCACG encodes:
- the LOC122194392 gene encoding single-stranded DNA-binding protein, mitochondrial isoform X2; this translates as MSSLAMKLTRSLRVSIPSQSSPPLAVGAQGIWKKFYSSSAPFDSADEADGNPADTIDDDDFLPQKPELQMQGVDPRKGWGFRGVHKAILCGKVGQAPLQKILRNGRTVTIFTVGTGGMFDQRTIGAKDLPKPAQWHRIAVHNDTLGAYAVQQLAKNSSVYVEGDIETRVYNDSINGEVKNIPEICIRRDGKIRLVRSGESMTSISFDELREGLI
- the LOC122194392 gene encoding single-stranded DNA-binding protein, mitochondrial isoform X3, with protein sequence MSSLAMKLTRSLRVSIPSQSSPPLVGAQGIWKKFYSSSAPFDSADEADGNPADTIDDDDFLPQKPELQMQGVDPRKGWGFRGVHKAILCGKVGQAPLQKILRNGRTVTIFTVGTGGMFDQRTIGAKDLPKPAQWHRIAVHNDTLGAYAVQQLAKNSSVYVEGDIETRVYNDSINGEVKNIPEICIRRDGKIRLVRSGESMTSISFDELRESHFS
- the LOC122194392 gene encoding single-stranded DNA-binding protein, mitochondrial isoform X1; protein product: MSSLAMKLTRSLRVSIPSQSSPPLAVGAQGIWKKFYSSSAPFDSADEADGNPADTIDDDDFLPQKPELQMQGVDPRKGWGFRGVHKAILCGKVGQAPLQKILRNGRTVTIFTVGTGGMFDQRTIGAKDLPKPAQWHRIAVHNDTLGAYAVQQLAKNSSVYVEGDIETRVYNDSINGEVKNIPEICIRRDGKIRLVRSGESMTSISFDELRESHFS